The following are from one region of the Synergistaceae bacterium genome:
- a CDS encoding GGDEF and EAL domain-containing protein — translation MYNENDSMTLAKISANMPGAFIVYKNNDAEEIIYASEEIARIFECDSVDDFMKFTGGSFATIVYPEDIEEVETIIRKQIAATGGFDYVTYRIITKNGNIKKIEDWGHFVRDPELGDIFYVYLHDMDIRERLTDLSGQTSLPEPKAATIDELTGLSNMRAFRLNAPNVIRDFFKRGGNPSCVYINIRNFHTYNETYGFAGGDRMLKSIARILQETFPQGLIARFSEDHFAVITAQEDLSGKIDRMSIRVNNLRRGVVVEMKAGIYQIKTPDMDISIICDCAKIACDSIKHEYGTSSQIYDGKMDEKVQLQEHIISSFESAMRDGKIQIFFQPVVDVKTGKTASVEALTRWEDPQYGRLAPANFLYVLEEQRLIHKLDSFVINKVCEELRRRKDSGGEMVPVSLNLSRLDFELTDVVRVIEDAVAKHKIPEAMLRFELTESLIAVDMDAMKRESERLRRHGFKVWMDAFGSGYSSLKVLKDFALDGLKIDMDMIKSVDDDRANIIISAVVDMARKLGIPALSKGVETQEQLAFLKKAGCDLAQGYLFGRPAPARNVK, via the coding sequence ATGTACAATGAGAACGACAGCATGACGCTCGCGAAAATTTCCGCCAACATGCCGGGGGCGTTTATCGTCTACAAGAATAATGACGCGGAAGAAATCATTTACGCAAGCGAGGAGATAGCCCGTATATTTGAGTGCGACTCTGTTGACGACTTCATGAAGTTCACCGGGGGGAGCTTTGCTACGATCGTTTACCCGGAAGACATTGAAGAGGTCGAGACAATCATACGCAAGCAGATAGCCGCCACAGGAGGATTCGACTACGTAACGTACCGAATAATCACCAAGAACGGCAACATCAAGAAGATTGAGGACTGGGGGCATTTCGTCCGAGACCCGGAATTAGGCGATATATTCTACGTCTACCTTCACGACATGGACATACGCGAGCGGCTCACCGATTTATCCGGGCAGACGAGTTTACCCGAACCGAAAGCCGCGACAATCGACGAATTGACCGGGCTGTCTAACATGCGGGCATTCCGTCTCAACGCTCCGAACGTCATACGCGACTTCTTCAAGCGCGGAGGGAATCCCAGCTGCGTTTACATCAACATACGGAACTTCCACACCTACAACGAGACATACGGCTTCGCCGGCGGAGATCGTATGCTGAAGTCCATTGCGCGAATATTGCAGGAGACATTTCCGCAGGGACTCATAGCCCGTTTCAGCGAGGATCATTTCGCGGTGATTACAGCACAGGAGGATTTGAGCGGGAAAATTGACCGAATGTCTATCCGCGTGAACAATTTGCGGCGGGGCGTTGTTGTCGAAATGAAAGCGGGAATATATCAGATAAAGACTCCCGATATGGACATCAGCATAATCTGCGACTGCGCGAAAATTGCGTGCGACTCAATAAAGCACGAGTACGGCACAAGCTCGCAGATATATGACGGGAAAATGGACGAGAAAGTACAGCTTCAGGAGCATATAATTTCCTCGTTCGAGTCGGCCATGAGGGACGGGAAAATTCAGATATTCTTTCAGCCTGTTGTTGACGTAAAGACCGGGAAAACGGCTTCCGTTGAGGCTCTCACGCGCTGGGAGGATCCGCAGTACGGGAGATTAGCCCCGGCAAATTTCCTTTATGTTCTTGAGGAACAGAGGCTAATACACAAGCTGGACTCGTTCGTCATCAACAAGGTATGCGAGGAGCTTAGGCGGAGAAAGGACAGCGGCGGGGAAATGGTGCCTGTGTCGCTGAACTTGTCGCGGCTTGACTTTGAGCTTACTGACGTTGTGCGGGTGATTGAGGACGCTGTAGCAAAGCACAAAATCCCGGAGGCCATGCTGAGATTTGAGCTTACCGAGAGCCTTATAGCGGTTGACATGGACGCAATGAAGCGAGAGTCGGAAAGGCTGAGGCGGCACGGGTTCAAAGTGTGGATGGACGCATTTGGGTCGGGGTACTCGTCATTGAAGGTGCTGAAGGATTTTGCGCTTGACGGTCTGAAAATCGACATGGACATGATAAAGTCGGTGGATGATGACCGCGCCAACATCATAATATCGGCGGTTGTTGACATGGCGAGGAAGCTGGGAATCCCGGCATTGTCGAAAGGTGTCGAGACGCAAGAACAGTTAGCCTTCCTCAAGAAAGCCGGGTGCGACTTGGCGCAGGGGTACTTGTTCGGACGGCCTGCCCCCGCAAGGAACGTGAAGTAA